Proteins co-encoded in one Arcobacter sp. F2176 genomic window:
- a CDS encoding CcoQ/FixQ family Cbb3-type cytochrome c oxidase assembly chaperone → MSYQEIVDLQGYTKIILMFIAVIVFYFCAYSIYKRDKKGERNYEEYSNLVHDDSINSKPLEDRNKNTDKNQKNI, encoded by the coding sequence ATGAGTTATCAAGAAATAGTTGACTTACAAGGTTATACAAAAATAATATTAATGTTTATTGCAGTAATAGTATTTTACTTTTGTGCTTATTCAATATATAAAAGAGATAAAAAAGGAGAAAGAAATTACGAAGAATATTCAAACTTAGTACATGATGATTCAATAAATTCTAAACCTCTTGAAGATAGAAATAAAAACACTGACAAAAACCAGAAAAATATTTAA